In one Chloroflexota bacterium genomic region, the following are encoded:
- a CDS encoding dihydroorotase, which produces MKPLLIKDGRIIDPRQGIDERGSLLLSEGKIAWQGVTPPQPDYDILYAEGMVVCPGFVDLHCHLRQPGFEDKETIATGTRAAARGGFTTVCCMPNTNPPLDSPETVEYVKTEAEKSGVIRVLSIGCVTRGRNGEELADMAELARAGVIGFSDDGSPVKNPEIMRQALEKSRELGLPVIDHCEEPSLIEGGQMNEGALAERLGLRGIPPASEEIMVSRDIMLARMTGGHVHIAHVSTAGALALIRDAKRQGIKVTVEVTPHHLTLTEEECNGYNTNAKVSPPLRTRRDNQSLIRGLKDNVIDIIATDHAPHARSDKECDFTEAACGISNFETALGSLLQPIHSGQITLSDLIARLTCEPARLLKDDLLGTLKIGAPADVTIFDPYKEWTVDPTVFASKGKNTPLAGRVLKGKTMATIFGGKLVYKDDAVTAIIEATG; this is translated from the coding sequence ATGAAACCACTGCTGATTAAAGATGGACGTATTATCGACCCCCGTCAGGGCATAGACGAGCGGGGCAGCCTGCTGCTCAGCGAGGGAAAAATCGCCTGGCAGGGAGTAACTCCTCCCCAGCCCGATTATGACATCCTGTATGCGGAAGGGATGGTGGTCTGCCCGGGATTCGTTGACCTGCACTGTCACCTCAGACAGCCCGGCTTTGAGGATAAGGAGACAATCGCCACCGGTACCCGGGCGGCGGCGAGGGGAGGTTTCACCACTGTCTGCTGCATGCCGAATACAAATCCGCCGCTGGACAGCCCGGAAACAGTTGAGTATGTAAAGACGGAAGCGGAGAAATCGGGCGTAATCCGGGTACTATCCATCGGCTGCGTCACCAGGGGCAGGAACGGCGAGGAACTCGCGGACATGGCGGAACTGGCCCGGGCAGGAGTAATCGGCTTCAGCGACGACGGCAGCCCGGTGAAAAATCCAGAGATAATGCGCCAGGCGCTGGAGAAAAGTCGTGAGCTCGGACTGCCGGTCATCGACCACTGCGAGGAGCCATCTTTAATTGAGGGCGGGCAGATGAATGAGGGGGCGCTTGCCGAGCGACTCGGCCTGCGCGGTATCCCGCCGGCTTCCGAGGAAATCATGGTGTCGCGGGATATCATGCTCGCGAGAATGACCGGGGGACACGTGCACATCGCCCACGTCAGCACCGCGGGCGCGCTGGCACTCATTCGAGACGCTAAAAGGCAGGGGATAAAGGTAACCGTTGAGGTAACGCCCCACCACCTCACCCTCACCGAGGAGGAGTGCAACGGCTACAATACCAACGCCAAGGTAAGCCCGCCGCTGCGCACAAGACGGGACAACCAGTCGCTGATAAGAGGGCTGAAAGATAACGTTATCGATATCATTGCCACCGACCACGCCCCGCACGCCCGTTCCGACAAGGAGTGCGATTTCACAGAGGCGGCCTGCGGCATCAGCAATTTTGAAACGGCGCTGGGCAGCCTGCTACAGCCGATCCACAGCGGGCAGATAACACTGTCAGACCTCATCGCCAGGCTTACCTGTGAGCCGGCCAGATTGTTGAAAGACGACCTGCTCGGGACGCTGAAAATCGGCGCGCCGGCGGACGTCACCATCTTTGACCCGTATAAAGAGTGGACGGTTGACCCGACGGTGTTTGCCTCAAAGGGAAAGAACACGCCGCTGGCCGGCCGTGTCCTCAAAGGTAAGACTATGGCCACCATCTTCGGCGGAAAGCTTGTATATAAAGACGACGCGGTCACCGCAATAATTGAGGCGACAGGCTAA
- the carA gene encoding glutamine-hydrolyzing carbamoyl-phosphate synthase small subunit codes for MNRKTLLVLADGSVYEGLCFGAEVDAYGEVVFNTGMIGYQEMLTDPSYAGQIVVPTYPLIGNYGTNEQDVESDKIQVRGFVVREECTQPNHYRNRQTIHDYLLESNIPGLHGVDTRSLTRKLRSYGVMMGYLTSEKSPEEALAELKKLPDYGSIDFVQQVSTSHPYPWESTPDDNNMPHIVVLDCGLKYNILRLLRQQGCRVTAVPCTTSADDILNLKPDGILLSPGPGDPELLDYIVETVKGLTGKKPMMGICLGNQLIARAFGGKNFKLKFGHRGGNHPVRDLKTGRIHITAQNHGYAVDPDTLKDGLEVTHVNLNDGTVEGLRHKELPIFCIQYHSEASPGPLDNTYLFEDFMKMVKGDK; via the coding sequence ATGAACAGGAAAACCTTGCTGGTTCTGGCCGACGGCTCGGTATATGAGGGGTTATGTTTCGGCGCCGAGGTCGATGCCTACGGCGAGGTGGTCTTCAACACCGGCATGATAGGCTACCAGGAGATGCTGACCGACCCCTCCTACGCCGGGCAGATAGTGGTGCCAACGTATCCGCTCATCGGCAACTACGGCACCAATGAACAGGACGTTGAATCCGATAAAATCCAGGTCAGGGGTTTCGTGGTCAGGGAGGAGTGCACGCAGCCCAACCACTACCGCAACCGCCAGACCATTCATGATTATTTGCTGGAAAGCAATATCCCCGGCCTCCACGGCGTTGATACGCGGTCGCTCACCCGCAAGCTGCGCTCTTACGGGGTGATGATGGGCTACCTCACCAGCGAGAAGTCGCCGGAGGAAGCTCTGGCCGAACTGAAGAAGCTGCCCGACTACGGCAGCATCGACTTTGTACAGCAGGTCTCGACTTCCCACCCCTACCCCTGGGAGTCAACGCCTGATGATAATAATATGCCCCACATCGTCGTCCTCGATTGCGGGCTGAAGTACAACATCTTGAGGCTGCTGCGCCAGCAGGGCTGTCGCGTTACCGCCGTGCCCTGCACCACCTCAGCCGATGATATTTTGAACTTGAAACCCGACGGAATTTTGTTATCCCCCGGCCCCGGCGACCCCGAGCTTTTGGATTACATCGTTGAGACAGTGAAGGGATTAACAGGTAAAAAGCCGATGATGGGCATCTGCCTGGGGAACCAGCTCATTGCCCGCGCCTTCGGCGGGAAGAATTTTAAGCTGAAGTTCGGCCACCGCGGCGGCAACCACCCCGTCAGAGATTTGAAAACGGGGAGGATACATATCACCGCCCAGAACCACGGCTACGCCGTTGACCCGGACACTTTGAAAGACGGCCTTGAGGTCACCCATGTTAACTTAAACGACGGCACGGTGGAGGGCCTGAGGCATAAGGAACTGCCCATCTTCTGCATCCAGTACCATAGTGAGGCCTCCCCCGGCCCCCTGGACAACACCTACCTCTTTGAGGATTTTATGAAGATGGTGAAGGGTGATAAATGA
- the pyrB gene encoding aspartate carbamoyltransferase, whose protein sequence is MTLLNRSLVTIDDFSLEEIEALFSLAEEMSGAMGEQHGLCRGKIMASLFFEPSTRTRLSFETAMHRLGGDVITAADVGATSLAKGESIADMAKVVGSYVDMIVIRHPWEGAAKVVADYAGVPVINAGDGGHQHPTQTLLDLYTIKKEKKTLKGLKIGLWGDLKYGRTIHSLIFALAKFGANILFYPTPGLKVPEHVLEKLTTEYGGELEKYGLDQATKEKLFPLDAIYLTPSSPHQLAMMPDVNIQVELKRGIDALYVTRPQKERFTATEKGKELRDKYPVVDKKLLRSKEFRKTLVMHPLPRVDELAMELDADPRSMYFKQAAGGVPVRMALISLLLGAKDVTIPQEEAPPMEYPVYRRDFGPSCSNPRCVSVQETELKYLRPEYKIVNRKPLTLRCIYCEHGFEPEYVASSDWHEGKTATKKYHGAASHWARKIRPENLIAFRSTGDAETLGFKPSRYVKVRRNRKSTKNETTAD, encoded by the coding sequence ATGACGCTGTTAAATAGAAGCCTGGTTACTATCGATGACTTTTCCTTGGAGGAAATCGAAGCGCTCTTCAGCCTAGCGGAGGAGATGTCCGGGGCTATGGGCGAGCAGCACGGGCTGTGCCGGGGCAAGATTATGGCCAGCCTCTTCTTTGAGCCGAGTACCCGGACGCGGCTCTCCTTCGAGACGGCGATGCACCGCCTCGGGGGGGACGTCATCACCGCCGCCGACGTGGGAGCCACTTCTCTGGCCAAAGGCGAGAGCATCGCCGATATGGCCAAAGTGGTCGGCAGCTACGTTGACATGATTGTCATCCGCCACCCCTGGGAAGGGGCGGCGAAGGTGGTGGCCGATTACGCCGGTGTGCCGGTTATCAATGCCGGTGACGGCGGCCATCAACACCCCACCCAGACACTGCTCGACCTGTACACCATAAAGAAGGAAAAGAAGACCTTAAAGGGGTTGAAAATCGGGCTGTGGGGCGACCTCAAGTACGGCCGGACGATACATTCCCTCATTTTCGCCCTCGCCAAGTTCGGGGCGAATATCCTCTTCTACCCCACTCCCGGCCTGAAAGTACCCGAGCATGTACTCGAAAAGCTCACCACCGAATATGGCGGCGAACTGGAGAAGTACGGTCTGGACCAGGCAACGAAAGAAAAGTTGTTCCCTCTTGATGCCATCTATCTGACGCCAAGCAGCCCGCACCAGCTGGCCATGATGCCCGACGTGAATATTCAGGTGGAGTTGAAGCGGGGGATAGATGCCCTGTACGTCACGCGGCCTCAGAAGGAACGGTTTACCGCCACCGAAAAAGGCAAAGAACTGAGAGACAAATATCCCGTTGTTGATAAGAAACTGCTCAGGAGCAAAGAGTTCCGCAAAACGCTGGTGATGCACCCGTTGCCCCGCGTTGATGAACTGGCAATGGAGCTTGATGCCGACCCGAGGAGCATGTACTTCAAGCAGGCGGCGGGTGGGGTACCGGTGAGGATGGCGCTTATCTCCCTGCTGCTGGGTGCCAAAGATGTAACCATTCCGCAGGAAGAAGCACCGCCCATGGAATATCCCGTTTACCGGCGCGATTTCGGCCCCAGTTGCTCGAACCCGCGCTGTGTCTCGGTGCAGGAGACGGAATTAAAATACCTCCGGCCCGAATACAAAATCGTCAATCGCAAACCGCTCACCCTGCGCTGCATCTACTGTGAACACGGTTTCGAACCGGAATACGTCGCCAGTTCCGACTGGCACGAGGGCAAAACGGCGACCAAGAAGTACCACGGTGCGGCCAGCCACTGGGCAAGGAAGATAAGACCCGAGAACCTGATTGCCTTCCGTTCGACCGGAGACGCTGAGACCCTCGGTTTCAAGCCGAGCCGATACGTGAAAGTAAGACGAAACAGAAAGAGCACTAAAAATGAAACCACTGCTGATTAA
- the pyrR gene encoding bifunctional pyr operon transcriptional regulator/uracil phosphoribosyltransferase PyrR, whose product MVKKTIMTRDDIRRTLARIAHEIIEQNRSLDHLILVGMRTRGVPLAKRLAANIEKFENMDVPVGALDFSLYRDDISPLDKQPVVQHTDIPTNVDGKSIVLVDDVLYTGRSTRAAMDALIDFGRPRQIQLAVLIDRGHREMPIRPDYIGKNIPSARHEEIQVHLIETDGVDEVAIVSHESDASENSLHPVNTGKRSGHDAVK is encoded by the coding sequence ATGGTCAAGAAAACCATCATGACCCGGGACGACATCCGGCGCACCCTGGCGCGCATCGCCCATGAAATCATCGAGCAGAACAGGTCCCTAGACCATCTGATACTGGTGGGGATGCGGACGCGGGGCGTGCCACTGGCCAAAAGACTGGCGGCCAATATCGAGAAGTTCGAAAATATGGATGTTCCGGTAGGTGCTCTCGACTTCAGTCTCTACCGCGATGACATTTCCCCGCTCGACAAGCAGCCCGTCGTCCAGCATACCGACATTCCGACGAATGTCGATGGCAAATCAATCGTGCTCGTTGATGACGTGCTATATACCGGGCGCAGCACACGGGCGGCAATGGACGCGCTCATCGACTTCGGCCGACCCCGGCAAATTCAACTGGCGGTGCTCATTGACCGCGGTCACCGCGAGATGCCCATCCGCCCCGACTATATCGGCAAGAATATACCGAGCGCCCGACACGAGGAAATACAGGTCCACCTGATAGAGACCGATGGAGTGGACGAAGTGGCCATTGTCAGCCACGAGTCAGACGCAAGTGAAAATTCTTTGCACCCGGTGAATACCGGGAAAAGGAGCGGCCATGACGCTGTTAAATAG